A window from Ureaplasma parvum serovar 3 str. ATCC 27815 encodes these proteins:
- a CDS encoding ammonium transporter, translating into MSTIITTSWGVDPNIYFSKHELTWVPATADANTLALTNFNPTSTLLVALAIAFVLLMTPGLALFYGGLTRRKSTLTIINQCVASLGITTLIWIFGGFSLAFGPSVGKGIIGDISTYFAFRNLLFADGWSGDVGIVFANFTNGVPLILFFAYQLAFAIITPPLMVGAFADRMKFKNYLVFLVLWQYLIYIPFAHWIWGQGFLAAAGVIDFAGGIVIHTTAGFGALAASLVLGKRVLLKNDKSRPHNIPMTIIGATLLFFGWFGFNVGGSGFVAGGNAATWSAATSAWINTIIALAIGMVGWAVLETIFNKNHKATGVGLVTGAIAGLATITPAAGYVPIWASVPIGVAAVLVCYTSAKTLHHFHKIDDTLEVWGVHGMGGVTGSLLIGAFASKSVNPSIMYEAIGPTTTGVLFGVQLGAVLLAAVYGFVFTILLVYITRPRLSARQQLGHIDYINHGEDAYSFDIEIPSEKEMEQYELADSTWHSSTGVKYSLLNNKNQQNHKVANDH; encoded by the coding sequence GTGTCAACAATTATAACTACATCTTGAGGAGTAGATCCAAATATTTACTTTTCAAAGCATGAGTTAACATGAGTGCCAGCAACAGCTGATGCTAATACATTAGCATTAACTAATTTTAATCCGACTAGCACTTTATTAGTTGCATTAGCAATTGCCTTTGTCTTATTGATGACTCCAGGTTTAGCATTATTTTATGGTGGGCTAACACGTCGAAAATCTACATTAACGATTATTAATCAATGTGTAGCTTCACTTGGAATCACAACACTGATTTGAATTTTTGGAGGGTTCTCACTTGCTTTTGGACCTTCTGTTGGTAAAGGAATAATTGGTGATATTTCAACTTATTTTGCATTTAGAAATCTATTATTTGCTGATGGTTGAAGTGGAGATGTAGGAATTGTTTTTGCAAACTTTACTAATGGTGTACCATTAATTTTATTCTTTGCTTATCAATTAGCTTTTGCAATTATTACACCACCATTAATGGTTGGTGCATTTGCAGATCGAATGAAATTTAAAAATTATCTAGTATTCTTAGTACTATGACAATATTTAATTTACATTCCTTTTGCACATTGAATTTGAGGTCAAGGATTCTTAGCTGCTGCTGGAGTAATTGACTTTGCTGGTGGTATTGTAATTCATACAACTGCTGGTTTTGGAGCATTAGCTGCTTCATTAGTATTAGGTAAACGTGTTTTACTTAAGAATGATAAAAGTCGTCCACACAATATTCCAATGACTATTATTGGAGCAACATTGTTATTCTTTGGTTGATTTGGATTTAATGTTGGTGGATCAGGATTTGTAGCTGGTGGGAATGCTGCTACTTGATCAGCTGCTACAAGTGCTTGGATTAATACAATTATTGCTTTAGCTATTGGAATGGTTGGTTGAGCAGTTCTTGAAACAATCTTTAATAAAAATCATAAAGCCACAGGTGTTGGTTTAGTAACAGGTGCAATTGCTGGATTAGCAACAATTACTCCTGCAGCAGGTTATGTTCCAATTTGAGCATCTGTTCCTATTGGTGTAGCTGCTGTGCTAGTTTGTTATACTAGTGCTAAAACTTTACATCATTTCCACAAAATTGATGATACTCTAGAAGTATGAGGCGTACATGGAATGGGTGGTGTTACTGGTTCATTATTAATTGGTGCGTTTGCATCTAAATCTGTAAACCCATCAATTATGTATGAAGCAATTGGTCCAACAACAACTGGTGTTTTATTTGGTGTCCAATTAGGAGCGGTTTTATTAGCTGCGGTTTATGGATTTGTATTTACTATTTTATTAGTATATATTACTCGTCCAAGATTATCAGCACGCCAACAATTAGGTCATATAGACTATATTAATCATGGCGAAGATGCATATTCATTCGATATTGAAATTCCATCTGAAAAAGAAATGGAGCAATATGAATTAGCAGATAGTACATGACACTCAAGCACAGGTGTTAAGTATTCATTGCTTAATAATAAAAACCAGCAAAATCATAAAGTAGCAAACGACCATTAA
- a CDS encoding tyrosine-type recombinase/integrase, translating into MKDFIRYTKKRNLSLNTIRTYESVLKHYEPVLDSWIKIRNKIINSNFKPRTIHLHKNVLLSFFEFKKLKRYLQNLKLLKLPQIEMKYFDVISKNNLYKKTDILDDDSLEIKKYKTIIRFLFETGIRAHELFFLESINNRLYVLGKGNKKRQIFFVKQTFEQLQKFYENLKGFETTKTLRLYIKKIIGKNFTPHSLRRSFATFMLIKGANPKTVMLQMGHANIQTTFSYLNLNEQTNRRIYNKIMYQNDAE; encoded by the coding sequence ATGAAAGATTTTATTAGATATACTAAAAAAAGAAATTTAAGTCTTAACACAATTCGTACTTATGAATCAGTATTAAAACATTATGAACCTGTTTTAGATTCGTGAATTAAAATACGAAATAAAATTATTAATAGTAACTTTAAACCACGAACAATTCATTTACACAAAAACGTTTTATTAAGTTTTTTTGAATTTAAAAAACTAAAAAGATATTTACAAAATTTAAAATTATTAAAATTACCACAAATTGAAATGAAATATTTTGATGTAATTAGTAAAAATAATTTATATAAAAAAACTGATATCTTAGATGATGATTCATTAGAAATTAAAAAATATAAAACCATTATTAGATTCTTGTTTGAAACAGGAATTAGAGCTCATGAATTATTTTTTCTAGAATCTATTAATAATCGTTTGTATGTGTTAGGTAAAGGAAATAAAAAACGACAAATTTTCTTTGTAAAACAAACTTTTGAACAATTACAAAAGTTTTATGAGAATCTAAAAGGATTTGAAACAACTAAAACATTACGTTTATATATTAAAAAAATTATTGGCAAGAATTTTACTCCCCATTCATTACGTCGTAGCTTTGCTACTTTTATGTTAATTAAAGGGGCAAATCCCAAAACTGTAATGTTACAAATGGGACATGCAAACATTCAAACAACGTTTAGTTATTTAAATTTAAATGAACAAACAAATCGTCGAATTTATAACAAAATTATGTACCAAAATGATGCAGAATAA
- a CDS encoding ammonium transporter: MSTWGLNKDIYFSTHELTWVPADASQSTLNAIGFNPTNTLLVALAIAFVLLMTPGLALFYGGLVRRKSALTIINQCVASLGITTLIWIFGGFSLAFGPSVGKGIIGDISTYFAFRNLLFADGWSGGAVLVFANFTNGVPLILFFAYQLAFAIITPPLMVGAFADRMKFKNYLVFLVLWQYLIYIPFAHWIWGQGFLAAAGVIDFAGGIVIHTTAGFGALAASFMLGKRTTLITDKKRANNLPMVVLGAALLFFGWFGFNVGGAGFVKENTNHISQAISSWLNTIIALAIGMIGWVTLETIVNKNHKPTTVGLVTGAVAGLATITPAAGFVPVWASVPIAIMGVLVCYSVSRLLDYFRFDDSLEVLPVHGMGGVIGSLLIGAFATNTVAHGIKYDAVGLDNNGNPIYGILFGLQLGAVLLAATWAFAFTCLIVYITKPRLSVRQQLGHIDYINHGEDAYKFDFIIPSESEMFEYESFDQTWECKASGCKKSNLAAKKNPVFIENENDCTWQSKSRECTK, from the coding sequence GTGTCAACTTGAGGCCTAAATAAAGATATTTATTTCTCAACTCATGAATTAACATGAGTGCCCGCAGATGCAAGTCAATCAACACTTAATGCAATAGGTTTTAATCCTACTAATACACTACTAGTAGCTTTAGCAATTGCTTTTGTTTTACTAATGACACCAGGGTTAGCATTATTTTATGGTGGTTTAGTAAGACGTAAATCAGCTTTAACAATTATTAATCAATGTGTAGCTTCACTTGGAATTACAACATTGATTTGAATTTTTGGAGGTTTCTCACTTGCTTTTGGACCTTCTGTTGGTAAAGGAATAATTGGTGATATTTCAACTTATTTTGCATTTAGAAATCTACTATTTGCTGATGGTTGAAGTGGAGGAGCAGTTTTAGTTTTTGCTAATTTTACTAACGGCGTACCATTAATTTTATTCTTTGCTTATCAATTAGCTTTTGCAATTATTACACCACCATTAATGGTTGGTGCATTTGCAGACCGAATGAAATTTAAAAATTATCTAGTATTCTTAGTACTATGACAATATTTAATTTATATTCCTTTTGCACATTGAATTTGAGGTCAAGGATTCTTAGCTGCTGCTGGAGTAATTGACTTTGCTGGTGGTATTGTAATTCATACAACTGCTGGTTTTGGAGCTTTGGCTGCTTCATTTATGTTAGGAAAACGTACAACATTAATTACAGATAAAAAGCGAGCTAATAATTTACCAATGGTTGTATTAGGTGCAGCATTACTATTTTTTGGTTGATTTGGATTTAATGTTGGTGGTGCAGGTTTTGTTAAAGAAAATACAAATCACATTTCACAAGCTATATCATCATGATTAAATACAATTATTGCCTTAGCAATAGGTATGATAGGTTGAGTTACACTTGAAACTATTGTTAACAAAAACCACAAACCAACAACAGTAGGTTTAGTGACTGGTGCAGTCGCTGGATTAGCAACAATTACTCCCGCAGCAGGTTTTGTTCCAGTTTGAGCCTCTGTTCCTATTGCCATTATGGGTGTTTTAGTATGTTATTCAGTTTCTAGATTATTAGATTACTTCCGTTTTGATGATTCTTTAGAAGTTCTACCAGTTCATGGAATGGGTGGTGTTATAGGTTCTTTATTAATTGGAGCATTTGCTACTAACACGGTTGCACATGGAATTAAATATGACGCCGTCGGATTAGATAATAATGGAAATCCAATTTATGGTATTTTATTTGGACTACAATTAGGTGCTGTATTATTAGCAGCAACATGGGCATTTGCCTTTACATGTTTAATAGTTTATATTACTAAACCTCGTTTATCAGTGCGTCAACAATTAGGCCATATAGACTACATCAATCATGGTGAAGATGCATACAAGTTTGATTTTATTATTCCTTCAGAAAGTGAAATGTTTGAATATGAAAGTTTTGATCAAACTTGAGAATGTAAAGCTAGTGGTTGTAAAAAAAGCAACTTAGCTGCCAAGAAAAACCCTGTTTTTATAGAGAATGAGAATGATTGTACATGACAATCTAAATCTCGTGAGTGTACAAAATAG
- a CDS encoding formate--tetrahydrofolate ligase, whose protein sequence is MAKIIEEMINKKGLLIDDYELYGNEIAKIKSIKKLNKKDSKLIVITSMNPNPAGEGKTTTAIGLVDALNKHGYKAIGALREPSMGPVFGMKGTGSGGGLSFLKPFDKINLHFSGDFHAITAANNLIVAVIENEIHNRSSMQIDSQKILIKRCLDVNDRSLRNIEYDINHQQTKSGFNITAASDLMALFCLAHDHKDFEDKLAQTIVAYNIVNQPIRICDLELTKAIMAILEDALYANLVRTNEDNPVFVHGGPFANIAHGCNSIIATKNALALGDYVVTECGFGSDLGLEKFMNIKMASLNLKPDLIGLVISLKSIAYHAQTNEKDYVKQGFANVLCHINHIKKYNVSFIVYINVNTNTDSEEDLLTLEKLLDEHQIEHARSYAYSYGSKKSEEITKKTITLTNQINDHELKLIYDIKDHLSYKLKKICENVYGADGYELSYEAKEQLNRYEHLDFYLCIAKTPYSISDDAKLLNNPKNFKIHIERFEINYAAKLIIAITTTIYRMPGLNKEPAAKNFVMK, encoded by the coding sequence ATGGCAAAAATTATTGAAGAAATGATTAATAAAAAAGGGTTGTTAATTGATGATTATGAACTTTATGGCAATGAGATTGCTAAAATTAAATCAATTAAAAAACTAAATAAAAAGGATTCAAAATTAATTGTTATTACCTCAATGAATCCTAATCCAGCTGGTGAAGGTAAAACAACAACTGCTATTGGTTTAGTTGATGCTTTAAATAAACATGGATACAAAGCAATTGGAGCCTTACGAGAGCCATCAATGGGACCAGTTTTTGGTATGAAAGGTACGGGTTCTGGAGGAGGATTATCTTTTTTAAAACCCTTTGATAAAATTAATTTACATTTTAGTGGTGATTTCCATGCGATTACTGCAGCTAATAATTTAATCGTTGCAGTAATAGAAAATGAAATACATAATAGGTCTTCAATGCAAATCGATTCTCAAAAAATTTTAATTAAAAGATGTCTAGATGTTAATGATCGTTCTTTACGTAATATTGAATATGATATTAACCATCAACAAACAAAAAGTGGTTTCAACATTACAGCAGCGAGTGATTTAATGGCATTATTTTGTTTAGCACATGATCATAAAGATTTTGAAGATAAACTTGCGCAAACAATTGTTGCATATAATATAGTAAACCAACCTATAAGAATTTGTGATTTAGAATTAACAAAAGCTATTATGGCAATTTTAGAAGATGCTTTATATGCTAATTTAGTACGAACTAATGAGGATAACCCTGTTTTTGTTCATGGTGGCCCATTTGCTAATATTGCTCATGGTTGTAATAGTATTATTGCAACCAAAAATGCTTTAGCTTTAGGTGATTATGTTGTTACTGAATGTGGTTTTGGTAGCGATTTAGGACTTGAAAAATTTATGAATATCAAGATGGCTAGTTTGAATTTAAAACCAGATTTAATTGGTTTAGTTATTAGTCTAAAATCAATCGCATATCATGCTCAAACAAACGAAAAAGACTACGTTAAACAAGGCTTTGCTAATGTTTTATGTCATATTAATCACATTAAAAAATATAATGTTTCTTTTATTGTTTATATTAATGTCAATACTAATACTGATAGCGAAGAAGACTTATTAACTTTAGAAAAACTATTAGATGAACATCAAATTGAACATGCACGTTCTTATGCTTATAGCTATGGTTCTAAAAAAAGTGAAGAAATAACTAAAAAAACAATTACTTTAACTAATCAAATTAATGATCATGAATTAAAATTAATTTATGATATTAAAGATCATTTATCATATAAATTAAAAAAAATATGTGAAAATGTTTATGGTGCTGATGGATATGAATTAAGCTATGAAGCTAAAGAACAATTGAATCGTTATGAACATTTAGATTTTTATTTATGCATTGCTAAAACACCATATTCAATTTCTGATGATGCAAAATTATTAAATAATCCTAAGAACTTTAAAATTCATATTGAACGCTTTGAAATTAATTATGCTGCAAAATTAATCATTGCTATTACAACAACTATTTATCGTATGCCTGGCTTAAATAAAGAACCAGCGGCCAAAAATTTCGTTATGAAATAA
- the rsgA gene encoding ribosome small subunit-dependent GTPase A codes for MRAKIISVVANNFYVHLYDLKIQIKAIPKGIFKHNSHELKPMVGDDVEVELIGNTYLITKIYERYNQLIRPKVANIDIVLIVVSIVQPDLNTLSLNKYLAFYEARNIKNVLIGLSKYDLANNHLKQKINKLILDYKKNNYAVFILTKENDILLLKEKIKSKTLCLAGNSGVGKSTLINKLDPSIQQRTQEISHFLNRGKHTTTSTKLISFANGFLVDTPGFGNLEVNLTKNEMANAFNDFANYARFCKFSNCLHIEEPECAIKKAVDEKLIVNWRYDDYLKIIKELPNDVLKIKTRAQNRKCK; via the coding sequence GTGCGGGCAAAGATTATTTCGGTTGTTGCTAATAATTTTTATGTACATCTTTATGATTTAAAAATTCAGATAAAAGCAATTCCCAAAGGGATTTTTAAACATAACAGTCATGAATTAAAACCAATGGTTGGGGATGATGTTGAAGTTGAATTAATTGGGAATACTTATTTAATCACAAAAATTTATGAACGTTATAATCAATTAATTCGTCCCAAAGTTGCAAATATTGATATTGTTTTAATCGTAGTCTCTATTGTACAACCAGATTTAAATACATTGAGTTTAAACAAATATTTAGCTTTTTATGAAGCTCGCAATATTAAAAATGTTTTAATAGGTTTGAGTAAATATGATTTAGCCAATAATCATTTAAAACAAAAAATTAATAAGTTAATTTTAGATTATAAAAAAAATAACTATGCGGTTTTTATATTAACAAAAGAAAATGATATTTTATTATTAAAAGAAAAGATTAAAAGCAAGACACTTTGTTTGGCAGGAAATTCAGGCGTAGGTAAATCAACATTAATTAATAAATTAGATCCAAGCATTCAACAACGTACACAGGAAATATCACATTTTCTGAATCGAGGAAAACACACAACAACAAGTACCAAACTAATTAGTTTTGCTAATGGCTTTTTAGTTGATACACCGGGTTTTGGAAATTTAGAGGTTAATTTAACCAAGAATGAAATGGCTAATGCCTTTAATGATTTTGCAAATTATGCACGTTTTTGTAAATTTTCTAATTGTTTACATATTGAAGAACCAGAATGTGCTATTAAAAAAGCTGTTGATGAAAAATTAATTGTTAATTGACGATATGATGACTATTTAAAAATAATAAAAGAATTACCAAATGATGTGTTGAAAATAAAAACACGTGCTCAAAATAGAAAATGTAAATAA
- a CDS encoding serine/threonine-protein kinase, producing the protein MREEIKTNSILNYKYKVVKHLADGGFSKVYLCCFLSDETKFIVIKVLDINDEKQQMVVYDELRISNLIKNSDSDKKNYIMEYYEYFETGSLENNDKRIYIVFEYIEGLTLREYLDEFKTITYVKAVEIIRQVALGVSFFHSCNPQIIHRDLKPENCMINKTLTKIKIIDYGAASVFYNREDLTKDQEIKCTIIYASPKLLSLGQKVKEQANKGLNKRALSLINDALGVSYDIHSLGVMLYELITGTNPFSEHTITDDRDYLEKWITYDVEPLSLINKTIPKGIDNILMRCFAWKKEDNKLLYKDIYTLIDDLSNVMDPESNLNQEYIKPLNKLRIYRKNLAGLYEIKEKDRKWYLQKWFIILISCLSVILIILLIIILFFKKSGAI; encoded by the coding sequence ATGCGTGAAGAAATAAAAACAAACTCAATTCTTAATTATAAATATAAAGTTGTTAAACACCTAGCAGATGGTGGTTTTAGTAAAGTTTATTTATGTTGTTTTTTATCAGATGAAACTAAGTTTATTGTTATTAAAGTTTTAGATATTAATGATGAGAAACAACAAATGGTTGTTTATGATGAATTAAGAATTTCAAATTTAATTAAAAATTCTGATTCTGATAAAAAAAACTATATTATGGAATATTATGAATATTTTGAAACCGGTTCGTTAGAAAATAATGATAAAAGGATTTATATTGTTTTTGAATACATTGAAGGTTTGACATTGCGTGAATATCTTGATGAATTTAAAACAATTACTTATGTTAAGGCTGTTGAAATTATTCGTCAGGTTGCCTTAGGTGTAAGTTTTTTTCATAGTTGTAATCCACAAATTATTCATCGTGATTTAAAGCCAGAAAATTGCATGATTAATAAAACCTTAACAAAAATTAAAATTATTGATTATGGTGCAGCATCGGTTTTTTACAATCGTGAAGATTTAACAAAAGATCAAGAAATTAAATGTACAATTATTTACGCTTCACCAAAATTATTAAGTCTTGGGCAAAAAGTTAAAGAACAAGCTAATAAGGGTTTAAATAAAAGAGCTTTAAGTTTAATTAATGACGCATTAGGTGTTAGTTATGATATTCATTCTTTAGGAGTTATGTTATATGAATTAATTACTGGAACTAACCCTTTTAGTGAACATACAATTACAGATGATCGTGATTATTTAGAAAAATGAATAACATATGATGTTGAACCACTATCGTTAATTAATAAAACAATACCAAAAGGTATTGATAATATTTTAATGCGTTGTTTTGCTTGAAAAAAAGAAGATAATAAGTTGTTATACAAAGATATCTACACTTTAATTGATGATTTAAGTAATGTTATGGATCCAGAGTCAAATCTTAATCAAGAATACATTAAACCATTAAATAAGTTACGAATTTATCGTAAAAATCTAGCAGGCTTATATGAAATTAAAGAAAAAGATCGTAAATGATATTTACAAAAATGATTTATTATTCTTATTAGTTGTTTATCGGTTATTCTAATCATTTTATTAATTATTATTTTATTTTTTAAAAAAAGTGGGGCAATCTAA
- a CDS encoding MSC_0882 family membrane protein, whose translation MPRINTQVFNENNDKNRIKSNNNKICDDIEYTRLLETKEYNAGFSPNNDSQDILIKKQDNILKLKPTLNFDDSDQLISIVPTKNYENLRLKEIEIDKKNTVDYQLKKEIIDQDLTDDNHLSISQKSNGFALKTKQFIPQNISEFIYHNEDDPKTYGSENNLTFSQLEEKVNQKNTPDFYLKEIHAVRNKIIIWTILLAIGVGLIFYLIYEVIINHFNPWIFLPISIYCVLMIFFLALSCSNFINFKKEMDYQKNHFDCTKATNFIVGIYRKLIVVHINVNWITAYIYLTSLFMIFGVFVVSYFMNLYYNAAIGSRFGDLIIKIPVVINNHLSQKISFNKNPLWAMIGLGAILGLTFIIHLWLVFNAHHRINRIHSYYVNEIITSEEIISLKKQANRRGLVIFLVLTVILGLIFYLMYTILKRKYTIKK comes from the coding sequence ATGCCACGAATAAATACGCAAGTTTTTAATGAAAATAATGATAAAAATAGAATTAAAAGTAATAACAATAAAATTTGTGATGATATTGAATACACTCGCTTATTAGAAACGAAAGAATATAATGCTGGTTTTTCTCCTAATAATGATTCACAAGATATCTTAATTAAAAAACAAGACAATATTTTAAAGTTAAAACCAACTCTAAATTTTGATGATAGTGATCAATTAATTTCAATTGTTCCTACTAAAAATTATGAAAATTTAAGATTAAAAGAAATTGAAATCGATAAAAAAAACACTGTTGATTATCAATTAAAAAAAGAAATAATAGATCAGGACTTAACAGATGATAATCATTTATCTATAAGTCAAAAATCCAATGGTTTTGCTTTAAAAACTAAACAATTTATTCCTCAAAATATTTCAGAATTTATTTATCATAATGAAGACGATCCAAAAACATACGGAAGTGAAAATAATTTAACTTTTAGTCAACTAGAAGAAAAAGTTAATCAAAAAAATACACCTGATTTTTATTTAAAAGAAATTCATGCAGTTCGTAACAAAATTATCATTTGAACTATTTTATTAGCAATTGGCGTAGGATTAATATTTTATTTGATTTATGAAGTTATTATTAATCATTTTAATCCATGGATTTTTTTACCAATTAGTATTTATTGTGTCTTGATGATTTTCTTTTTAGCTTTATCATGTAGTAATTTTATAAATTTTAAAAAAGAAATGGATTATCAAAAAAACCATTTTGATTGTACAAAAGCAACAAATTTTATTGTAGGTATATATCGTAAATTAATAGTAGTACATATTAATGTAAACTGAATCACAGCTTATATTTATCTTACTAGTCTTTTTATGATATTTGGTGTTTTTGTTGTCAGTTATTTTATGAATTTATATTATAATGCAGCTATAGGAAGTCGTTTTGGTGATTTGATTATAAAAATTCCTGTTGTTATTAATAATCATCTTTCACAAAAAATTAGTTTTAACAAAAATCCATTATGGGCAATGATTGGATTAGGTGCTATTTTAGGATTAACATTTATTATTCATTTATGGTTGGTTTTTAATGCTCATCATCGTATTAATCGTATTCATAGTTATTATGTTAATGAAATCATTACTAGTGAAGAAATAATTTCATTAAAAAAACAAGCAAATCGTCGTGGTCTAGTCATATTTTTAGTGTTAACTGTTATTTTAGGTTTAATTTTTTATTTGATGTATACTATTTTAAAAAGAAAATACACTATCAAAAAATAA